A window of Palaemon carinicauda isolate YSFRI2023 chromosome 27, ASM3689809v2, whole genome shotgun sequence contains these coding sequences:
- the LOC137620695 gene encoding uncharacterized protein codes for MPRNYMPKNILTTDRTNLEKAFYHRLETGCSIRTACNLFGVKVSTLGDAFTRSKAESDGKTFVPKHQNVKKVFTDAQETLIEEYSIKIARMFYGLPTRAFRRMILKYAEAVGSPSIPDAWKREGMATRDWYYGYMFRHPRLALKAPEGMSLSRAMAFNRVNVEVFFKAYVEAVERHSFMPARIFNLDESGLSTVMKPCKVVCERGRPVASQVARERGNHMTFVGIVNAAGHGFPPVFIIARKKMNADFQRGTTPGTTVLLQANGWMDHERFVQTLEHLHKVSYSSVENKILLIMDNAECHMSIHVVEYAIRHGIVIVTLPPHTTAKLQPLDVSVFGPFKSVLRSIQDDFKLSNPHVPITEHMLPEMACKAWDKVCNVTNITNGFRATGIFPINRNIFPDDAFAGAEVTEQAPPDDDDDLPETVAAPLTPVPSEPDQPQPGPSGIGRMSPASASRANSPEAALQPQQTPTPTPSSPPIPDVTPEAVQPYPKARPRPAARGRKKIRACILTEDEEALSQLRDKEEKKAAREEKKRRLQEKKRGQEARQAVKKKRSEPVEESSSDEEAVDNPALCDDSSEYSDEVAEELEFDAASYPFVQKEPEVGDFVLIQLLFQGKKSEELVHFVGKVISLEEDGQQLQVDFLRIRSPLLKDTFHFPDIGDVDSVDRSSVLGVLTVSTGTTQRQANLIKVLPPLRDFNMH; via the exons ATGCCTCGCAACTACATGCCAAAGAACATCCTAACCACGGATAGGACCAATTTAGAGAAGGCATTCTACCACCGCCTAGAGACTGGTTGTAGCATCCGTACTGCGTGCAACCTTTTTGGAGTTAAAGTTTCGACTCTTGGG gatgctttcactcggTCCAAAGCGGAGAGTGATGGGAAGACGTTTGTGCCTAAGCATCAGAACGTCAAAAAGGTTTTCACCGATGCGCAGGAAACCTTGATCGAGGAATACTCTATCAAGATCGCGCGGATGTTCTATGGCCTGCCAACGAGAGCTTTCAGGAGGATGATCCTGAAGTATGCAGAGGCTGTTGGCAGCccgtctattcctgatgcctggaagagggaaggtatggccacccgtgactggtattacgggtatatgttccgtcatccaaggcttgcattgaaggctccggagggcatgtcactttcgcgcgcgatggctttcaaccgcgtaaacgttgaagtcttcttcaaggcttacgtggaagctgtcgagcgacacagtttcatgccagccaggatcttcaacttggatgagagtggcttgtccactgtgatgaagccatgtaaggttgtttgcgagagaggtcgtcctgttgcttcgcaggttgctcgggagagaggcaatcatatgactttcgtggggattgttaatgctgcagggcatggtttccctccagtgtttatcatcgcacgaaagaagatgaatgctgattttcagagagggactactcctggaaccacagtgctcttgcaggctaacggttggatggaccatgagcgtttcgtgcagacactcgagcatctccataaggtgtcttattcttcagtggagaataagatactgctgataatggacaatgccgagtgtcacatgagcattcatgtggttgagtatgcgatacggcatggcatcgtaattgtcacgctgccacctcatactacagccaaactccagccattagatgtaagtgtctttggccccttcaagtctgtcctgcgatccattcaggacgattttaaactttcaaaccctCACGTGCCCATCACAGAACATATGTTGCCAGAGATGGCGTGCAAGGCCTGGGACAAGGTTTGTAATGTCACCAACATCACCAATGGGTTTCGTGCTACTGGCATCTTTCCCATCAACCGCAACATCTTTCCAGATGATGCGTTTGCTGGGGCAGAAGTCACAGAGCAGgcccctcctgatgatgatgatgatttgccagaaactgttgccgcacccttgacgccagttccatcggagcctgaccaacctcagcctggaccatctggaataggtaggatgtcaccagcttcagcgtctagggctaactctcctgaagcagcactccaacctcagcagactccaactccaacaccttcatctcctccaattcccgacgtcactcccgaagctgtgcagccctacccgaaggctcgtccccgccctgctgctagagggcgcaagaagatccgcgcctgcatcctgactgaggatgaggaggctcttagccagctgcgggacaaggaggagaagaaagcagccAGAGAGGAGAAGAAGCGGAGGTTGCAGGAGAAGAAGAGAGGGCAGGAGGCACGACAGGCGGTTAAGAAGAAGAGGTCTGAGCCAGTTGAGGAGAGCAGTAGTGATGAGGAGGCTGTCGACAATCCTGCACTCTGTGacgactcatctgaatattcagatgaggtTGCAGAGGAGCTTGAGTTTGATGCTGCCTCCTATCCATTCGTCCAGAAGGAGCCAGAG GTGGGTGACTTTGTCCTGATCCAGCTTCTCTTCCAGGGGAAGAAGTCTGAGGAGCTTGTCCACTTTGTGGGCAAGGTCATTTCCCTGGAGGAAGACGGGCAGCAGCTGCAGGTGGACTTCCTCAGGATAAGGTCGCCCTTGCTGAAGGACACCTTCCACTTCCCAGACATCGGGGATGTCGACAGTGTCGACCGCAGCAGTGTGTTGGGGGTCCTTACAGTCAGCACGGGGACCACCCAACGACAAGCGAACCTCATAAAGGTCCTCCCTCCCTTGagggactttaacatgcattag